A stretch of DNA from Synechococcus sp. PROS-9-1:
TTCGAGACCCTTCAGTTGCATGCTGGTCAGGTCCCTGACCCCACGACAAACTCTCGGGCGGTCCCGATCTACCAGACCAGCTCGTACGTGTTCAACAACGCTGAGCACGGTGCAAATTTGTTTGGGTTGAAGGAATTCGGGAACATCTACACCCGTTTGATGAACCCCACAACGGATGTCTTTGAAAAGCGCGTTGCAGCACTGGAGGGAGGTGTGGCGGCCGTCGCCACCGCTTCAGGTCAATCGGCTCAGTTTTTAGCGATTACCAACTGCATGCAGGCAGGAGACAATTTTGTTTCCACATCCTTTCTGTACGGCGGCACGTACAACCAGTTCAAGGTGCAATTTCCGCGCCTAGGAATTCAGGTCAAGTTTGCTGATGGCGACGATGTCGCGAGTTTCGCCGCCCAGATTGATGACAACACCAAGGCGATCTATGTGGAAGCGATGGGCAACCCCCGCTTCAACATTCCCGACTTCGCCGGCCTCTCCGCACTCGCTAAGGAACGTGGCATCCCTCTGATTGTCGACAACACACTCGGAGCTGCAGGAGCCTTGATTCGACCGATTGAGCATGGTGCCGATGTGGTGGTGGAGAGCGCCACGAAATGGATTGGTGGTCATGGCACCAGTCTTGGTGGCGTGATTGTTGATGCTGGCACGTTCAACTGGGGGAATGGCAAGTTCCCGTTGATGAGTCAGCCGAGCGCTGCTTATCACGGCCTTGTTCACTGGGACGCCTTCGGTTTCGGCAGTGATATCTGCAAAATGCTGGGTTTACCCGATGAACGCAATATCGCGTTTGCACTAAGGGCAAGGGTGGAATGTCTCCGCGATTGGGGTCCGGCCATTAGCCCCTTCAACAGCTTTTTGTTGCTGCAAGGCTTAGAAACACTGAGCTTGCGTGTGGAGAGGCATGCGCAAAATGCGCTGGCGTTGGCGACCTGGTTACAGGAGCATTCCAGTGTTGCTCATGTGAGCTATCCCGGATTACCCAGCGATCCTTATCACGCAAGTGCCAAGCGCTATCTCACCGACCGTGGGATGGGCTGCATGCTGATGTTCTCGTTAAACGGTGGTTATGACGATGCGGTGCGTTTCATCGACAGCCTCAAGCTGGCGAGCCATCTCGCCAATGTTGGCGACTCCAAGACGTTGGTGATTCATCCAGCCTCCACGACCCATCAGCAGCTCAGTGCTGATGAACAAGCCTCAGCTGGTGTGACTCCCACCATGGTGAGGGTGTCTGTGGGTTTGGAACACATCGACGACATCAAGGCTGATTTTGAGCAGGCTCTTGCGACCTGATTTGGGGAGAGGCGGTTGGTCACTTGGAGCCCAAGACCAAGGTGATCGACCGCCGCTCACATGCATGAGCCGTGGCTACGTTGAACAGAGCACACCTTGTATCGAAAAGGCCGCTCGTCATTGCATACATGATGAATCAAACTCAGTCAGTGGAAGGAATCTGAGCTGATGGCACTGATCCTTCCTAGGAATTATCACAAGATCACCGCTGTTGAACGGAATCGGATCTCTTGGATTGAACCCGAGCAAGCCGAGCGTCAAGACATCCGGCCCTTGCGCATTGGCATTCTGAACATCATGCCTTTGGGGAAGCAGTACGAATTCAACCTGCTTCATCCTCTTGGTCTCTCGGTTCTTCAGATTGAACCGATCTGGATTCGCCTCCAATCTCATGCCTACCGAAGCTGGGATCAAGCCCATCTCAACCAGCACTATGTGAGCTGGGAGGAGGCTCAGTCAGAGCGTCCATTGGATGGATTAATCATCACCGGTGCCCCCGTGGAACACTTGGCGTTTGAGGACGTCACCTATTGGCCAGAGTTGGTTGAGCTGATCAACAAGGCGCGTCACTCTTGTGCCAGCACTCTCGGCCTCTGTTGGGCTGGGTTTGCTCTGGCTTATCTCGCGGGAGTGAACAAGGTGACGTTCGATCGGAAATTGTTTGGGGTGTTTCCGATGCGAAGTCTTGTGCCTGGTCATTCCCTCATGGGAACCCAGGATGATCAATTTCTCTGTCCTCAAAGCCGATATGCGGGATTACCGGATGCGGCGATGGAATCGGCGCAACGCCAGGGACGACTAAGGCTTCTCGCCCATGGAGAGAAGGTGGGTTACACCATTTTTGAAACGCCAGATCAGCGTCAGCTCATGCATCTTGGCCATCCCGAATACACCGTCGGAAGGCTGCAGGGAGAAATGGAGCGCGATCTGGCCCGTGGCGATGTTCCACCGCCTGAAAATTTTGACGCAGATCATCCGAGAACCCTGTGGCGTTCCCATCGAAACCTGCTCTTCCAGCAGTGGTTATGGTTCTGTTACCACCGCGTCAGCCTTCAGTCGTAAATGTTAATTAGCTGGTAGGCTTGTACATACTTAGATCGACTGCTAATTCATTGAGAACCCTTATGATAACTGGAGGGTTGTATTCGTTAGTGACTGTGATGATGAGGTTGGTAAGTGTTAGTCGCTTTATATCTAGGACTAACGCATAGCTAAACATTTACAGGTCATCAAAAAGATAGGAGTCAGATAAGACCAGCCCGTCATCGATCTCTGCCCTGTCGCCTGCCTCGCCCTGCCCTGCTGAGTAGGAATACCTAGTGAATGACCATCGGTTACCTACTAGAAGTAACGCGAACCCAGTGATACCAAGGGATGAGGAGGGGTACCCCACCCCTATCCTTTATTCCTAGCCCTGGGCCACTGACGTGGACCCCATTGCGGTAGGTATTTATTCCCAGGCGGACCCCCACCACGGGGGAAGCGGGTCCAAACGCTATAGAGTACATACCTCAGAAAATTATGTGAAAATACTCTGAAAGATGAGGCGATTAAGGTTTAATAATCGCTTCACTTATTAAAGTTATAAACCAACCAAGCCCCGACAATCACCCCAATAACAAAGAATTCGATAGCTAATACCATCAACCCTTCCTATAAGTCTGTTTCTTCTGGCGCTTAGATAGATCAATGACTTCAGGAGGAGTCAAAGGCCCAGTATGTCCACCACCAAGAGGGCTATAGAGCATCCCCTGATCGTTTGTACGAGGCTTAAAGGACCTGGAGGGGCTAGGAGACTTCTTGTCAGGTTCAACCACTCCAGAGGGCTTCTGAGTTCCCTCAGTAACACTGATCCGATCACCGAAATAAGCACCTAACTCCTCTCTTTCTTCCTTCTTCTCCTCATGCCACTCCTTAGAGGTGGTCATATTGGGATCAAGGTTAAAGATCTCAGCCGTCATGGGGTCTCCTCCTCGGGCTCAGGGTCAGGTGGGGGAGTCTCAGAGCCACCAAACACACGACCTAAGTCAATGCGTTGCTGTAGGCGCTCTAAGAACGTTGCAGCAAGGTCTCTAATCATTGGGAATTCTCCTTAAGTTGCTTTTCAATCTTCCGAAGACGGCGATCCATTGCATTAATGGAGGCCAATAGCTTTGAAGGATCTAAATTCTCGTGGTCTCTAGTTGCCTTCTCAGCATCCTTAATAGCCTTTAGTTCACGATCAGCAGCCTGTTTGATGAACCTGTCAACGTTTGGCGCTGTGACTAGCTTCTGTTCCACGATCTCATCATTAGCCCCACGGATACGAGGCTTGAGATCTGTTCCATATCCACTAATGGGAGTATGTGAGGCAGGGGTGAAGGTTTGAGCCTCACCAATGCCACCTTTAACTGATCCAGAGATGTTTGCCCCAGCTATAGCGGCTTCAATCTGTTCAACTGTTAGTAGGTTATCGATAGACATAGGATTCACAATGCGATCTTGATTACACCCTGCTGACTGAGGCTATAGAGAGCCCTCATCAGGTCAGGATCTTGACTAGCGGTCTTGATTGCCTGAGTGGAACTGATCACACCCTGAGCAACACCATTACCTAGGACGGAGATAGCGTGAGCTAAGTCATCGCCATACTGTCCAGCAATCTGCTGTTCTGTATAGCTATCAATACCTGTAGATTCCGAAGCACTAGCAAAGGCTTGTGGGTTCTTACGGAGGTTCTTGAGAGTATCTAGGGCCGCAACCTTAGTTAACTCATCACCATCAGAGATCAGGTTGTTAAAGCTTCCTACAAGCTCTTCAGACATCACCTCAGATGCATACTGAAGATCAGCCTTTACCTCAGGATTGCTATTGATGTATTCCTCATCAAAGTTCTCAGGCTCAGTTGTATCATCACCATCATCTAATAGACGAGGAGCATCTTCAACACCAACCAGTTGAGCTGCAAGGAATTCAGTCTGTTGGATTAGCTGTTGTTCTTCTAGGGGACCATTGAATTCACCACGCATCAGCTTTTGTTGTGATTGCTGTAGTTGAATCTCTAGTTCTACATTGCCAGTATCACCAGCAGTAGAAGTATGGTTGCCGCGATTAGTAAGTCCAATAGCTGTCTGTTTTACCCGATGGCGATTGATCTCTTCAATCGATGTCGGGGTGTCTGTTGATTCATTACTACCATGAGATACTTCAGAAGCACTCCCAGTAGCAGGATCAAATTGATATTCGGCCATTTTGTTGTTGTGTAAATGGATAACACCCTGTCCCGTAGGACGAACTCGCGATACTGTCGCGGACTCACAACCTAGGGTTTAAGGTTGCGTGTCAATTCCTTAAGATGGGTTTGCACCATCTAATGCCGCTTTAACGGACAAGGCCACGTTACTATGATAGAAAAGAATTCAACTATAATCCTAATTGGAAACTACCGCATATGAAAGGAGGGAGGGGTCGATTCCTCCCTCACAATCTCACCGCATATCCACGCTGGAGAGCACCACTTCTCCAGGCTATGGCAGTTAGTGTCAGCCATTATGACAAAAGATAGGTCATGGATTTGCACCATGAAGATAGACGTTATGAGAGTCAACTGAGCTAACCTCACCTATCAGATAAAAAGGCCGATACACACAATTTGATAAACCTTTTGTATGGGGAGGCAAGACGGCAATGCAGAATCCTCCCCAGCAATACCATGATCTATTCACACAACGATCCAGTAAGTTGTGATGGAGGTGGTTCTCCAATCCTCAGGCATCAGACTGCCCTCCGGAGCTCCCCATTTCCCTAATGAAAGAACAATTGTTCCAATCACTTTGGTGTGTGTACATTGTTCCCCGTGGGGTATAAACACGACCTGGCAGAATGGCTCCAACTTTAAGTAAGCGCCATACTTATTAAACTCTATCTAGAGTCTATTTAGATGATGGCGCTATGGTTGTTAGGAGACTACTGTTTTAGTAGTCCCCTTGTTTGTTTCCACAAGTGAAGTCAATCGCATGGTTTCCCTTCTGCCAAACCTAGTAGGAAACACGCAGAGGAAGATATTAGTAAGGGCAACTCGTCAGCCCTAACATGCAAGAGATTGTGGGATTACGGTACTACCACCGGTTCCCCCAGAGTAATTAGCTCTGGTCACATTTTTAAGCTTGAATTGTATGACCCAAAGCGGCGCTGTGGGAGTCTTTGTAGCGCGGTAAGAATGAGCCCCTGACTGGGATCTCAGCGGCTCTTCGCAGTTTTAGGACATGGTGAAGGGGTGGTCTTTGACCTCCTCGACCTTGGCCTTACCTTCTCTAGGTGGTGTCATATCAAGACCACTACTAGCTACAAGCTTGTGTAGGGGCTTGCTGGTGATGACGTCATAGAGGGCCTGACGGGCTTTTGCCGTCATTGCATCCATTGTCCCAGCCGGTCCGTAGAAACAATCGTGGACTGCGAAGTAGTTACCTTCCCAATCGTGGACTGTGTTCTGAACGATCACCGCATCGTGACTGTGAGTCCAATTTGCGGCTAGTGCTGTTTCTGTTTTGGACTCCTGGATTTCATTCTTG
This window harbors:
- a CDS encoding O-acetylhomoserine aminocarboxypropyltransferase/cysteine synthase family protein codes for the protein MTSQRFETLQLHAGQVPDPTTNSRAVPIYQTSSYVFNNAEHGANLFGLKEFGNIYTRLMNPTTDVFEKRVAALEGGVAAVATASGQSAQFLAITNCMQAGDNFVSTSFLYGGTYNQFKVQFPRLGIQVKFADGDDVASFAAQIDDNTKAIYVEAMGNPRFNIPDFAGLSALAKERGIPLIVDNTLGAAGALIRPIEHGADVVVESATKWIGGHGTSLGGVIVDAGTFNWGNGKFPLMSQPSAAYHGLVHWDAFGFGSDICKMLGLPDERNIAFALRARVECLRDWGPAISPFNSFLLLQGLETLSLRVERHAQNALALATWLQEHSSVAHVSYPGLPSDPYHASAKRYLTDRGMGCMLMFSLNGGYDDAVRFIDSLKLASHLANVGDSKTLVIHPASTTHQQLSADEQASAGVTPTMVRVSVGLEHIDDIKADFEQALAT
- a CDS encoding homoserine O-succinyltransferase; its protein translation is MALILPRNYHKITAVERNRISWIEPEQAERQDIRPLRIGILNIMPLGKQYEFNLLHPLGLSVLQIEPIWIRLQSHAYRSWDQAHLNQHYVSWEEAQSERPLDGLIITGAPVEHLAFEDVTYWPELVELINKARHSCASTLGLCWAGFALAYLAGVNKVTFDRKLFGVFPMRSLVPGHSLMGTQDDQFLCPQSRYAGLPDAAMESAQRQGRLRLLAHGEKVGYTIFETPDQRQLMHLGHPEYTVGRLQGEMERDLARGDVPPPENFDADHPRTLWRSHRNLLFQQWLWFCYHRVSLQS